From the Ascaphus truei isolate aAscTru1 chromosome 15, aAscTru1.hap1, whole genome shotgun sequence genome, one window contains:
- the ROMO1 gene encoding reactive oxygen species modulator 1, giving the protein MPVAVGPYGQSQPNCFDRVKMGFTMGFAVGMAAGALFGTFSCLRIGMRGRELMGGVGKTMMQSGGTFGTFMAIGMGIRC; this is encoded by the exons ATGCCGGTGGCCGTAGGACCCTATGGGCAGTCGCAGCCGAACTGCTTTGACAGAGTAAAGATGGGATTCACAATGGGTTTTGCAGTGGGCATGGCAGCGGGCGCTCTCTTTGGCACCTTCTCTTGCTTGAG AATCGGGATGAGAGGACGGGAGCTCATGGGCGGTGTCGGCAAAACCATGATGCAGAGCGGCGGCACCTTCGGGACGTTTATGGCCATTGGGATGGGAATTAGATGCTAA